The following proteins are encoded in a genomic region of Alistipes shahii WAL 8301:
- a CDS encoding site-specific integrase → MKTSVSVVCYRYKVLANGESPLMLRISKEGRRTMKSLGVSVDPKFWNFDTNQPKPNCPNRQLIRQIVLKYETEYNGKILTKEINEEEFTPQTIVAEQKERIKAQTVEEVYKAIIAELKERGSAGNAYAYLNSYNVLKSFNRDKPLHFTFSRIDADYLEKFEEWMRVRGNKDTSMSFQMRTLRAVFNRAIKLKAVAREKNPFTDYKISRFNTRTPKRALSKTDVMKIVDADCSAESDSCRLAQSVFTFSYLCGGISFVDVANLTSDNIVDGRLSYNHQKTHGAIHVPLSERAMRIVNRYAEACEQSGYLFPILDSRRHTMPMQKRNRVHKVCHQVNTELRQLARRLNISGEVTTYCARHSFATVLKKSGVNIGIISEALGHHSLKTTQIYLGAFENS, encoded by the coding sequence ATGAAAACATCCGTTTCCGTCGTTTGTTACAGGTACAAGGTACTTGCAAACGGAGAATCCCCGCTGATGCTCCGCATTTCCAAAGAGGGCCGCCGTACGATGAAAAGTCTGGGCGTGTCGGTCGATCCTAAATTCTGGAATTTCGACACCAATCAACCCAAACCCAACTGTCCGAATCGGCAGTTGATTCGTCAAATCGTATTGAAATACGAAACCGAATACAACGGCAAGATTCTGACGAAAGAAATCAACGAGGAAGAATTTACCCCGCAGACGATTGTAGCCGAACAAAAGGAGCGCATCAAGGCGCAGACCGTTGAGGAGGTCTACAAAGCGATTATCGCCGAGTTGAAAGAACGGGGGAGTGCCGGCAATGCCTATGCCTATCTGAACTCCTACAACGTACTGAAATCCTTTAATCGGGACAAACCGCTTCATTTCACGTTCAGTCGTATCGACGCCGATTATCTGGAAAAATTCGAGGAGTGGATGCGGGTGCGGGGAAACAAAGATACGTCGATGAGTTTTCAGATGCGTACTTTGCGAGCCGTGTTCAATCGGGCGATTAAGTTGAAAGCCGTTGCCCGCGAGAAGAACCCGTTCACCGACTATAAGATTAGCCGATTCAACACCCGCACCCCGAAACGGGCGTTGAGCAAGACGGATGTAATGAAAATCGTCGATGCGGATTGCTCGGCGGAGAGCGATTCTTGCCGATTGGCGCAAAGCGTTTTTACATTCTCTTATTTGTGCGGGGGAATTTCGTTCGTCGATGTGGCGAATCTGACATCCGATAATATCGTGGACGGGCGATTGTCGTACAATCATCAGAAAACGCACGGGGCAATCCATGTTCCGCTGTCGGAAAGGGCGATGCGGATTGTAAACCGCTATGCCGAAGCCTGCGAACAGTCGGGCTATCTGTTTCCGATACTTGATTCGCGCAGGCATACGATGCCGATGCAGAAACGGAATCGGGTGCATAAAGTCTGCCATCAAGTCAATACCGAATTGCGCCAATTAGCCCGCAGATTGAATATTTCGGGAGAGGTGACGACTTATTGTGCAAGGCATAGTTTCGCAACCGTGCTGAAGAAATCGGGTGTGAATATCGGTATCATATCGGAAGCGTTGGGGCATCACAGTCTAAAGACCACCCAGATATATTTAGGTGCGTTTGAGAACAGCTAA
- a CDS encoding glycoside hydrolase family 2 TIM barrel-domain containing protein: protein MKRLLLLALFAATAASAKAPAERWLDPECFEVGRAPMRTSFIAFPTAAEAIPENDYTRSPFYRTLNGEWSFLRVDRPGAEPEGFFRSGHDDSSWGTMPVPGIWELNGCGDPVYTNKPYPWHKFFEVKPPLIPHEQNYTGLYRRTVTVPADWKGRDIFIHIGSATSNVTLWVNGREAGYSEDSKLEAEFDITRYLTPGSDNLIVMRVNRWCDGSFLEDQDFWRLSGIGRDCYLYARDKRRLADVRLTPDLVDDYRNGTLRAEIATTPGIGSVRLTLRDAAGRTLDARTLRPRRNAAETTFEVAAPKQWSAEAPNLYTLTAEALAADGSVTEAAAFRVGFRKVEIRGGQLLVNGKPILIKGVNRHEMEPNTGYYVTREEMVRDIREMKRLNMNAVRTCHYPDTPLWYDLCDEYGLYVVDEANVESHGYHYRDKSKNLAGNPAFAAAHLDRNRRMVLRDYNHPSIIVWSTGNEAGNGPNFERCYDWIKAFDPSRPVQYEQASYHGDYNTDIVCPMYWSYGQCEKYLAENPQKPLIQCEYAHAMGNSMGGFKEYWDMIRREPKYQGGFIWDFADQALAWRSPEGRLTYRYGGDYNDTDASDSTFCCNGVLASDRSWHPHAYEVKHQHRPIHTTPRDLKNGVVNVYNENFFTDLSPYRLLWEIASDGQPVLSGAVERLDVAPQATAAVTLGYKPEQVYALGGELLLTVRYQLRERQGLLDALYEVAADQLTLRGDDAAARFAATAPAGTLRVADKTVSGEGFSVSFDPKSGFIRSYRLRNVELLAGPVRPNFYRAATDNDLGVRQTGKYPDSRMWAKAEPQLTGFALTPGDSEVKAVADYAIPAVGARLRLTYTVAADGSVRISETMTADPARKDVADLMRFGMAFETPGMFDAVEYYGRGPMENYADRSGAAFVGRYAQRVADQFHMKYVSPQESGTRSGLRWWRLTDDSGLGVEICSDRHFSASAIPFAIPQLDNGSPEYVRHPGDLVPDGRTHVNIESVQSGLGCVNSWGRLPRPEYLLPYGDYSFNFLLRPVAGGR, encoded by the coding sequence ATGAAAAGACTGCTGTTGCTCGCACTCTTCGCCGCCACGGCGGCCTCGGCGAAAGCCCCCGCCGAACGCTGGCTCGATCCCGAATGCTTCGAAGTCGGCCGCGCGCCGATGCGCACGAGTTTCATCGCCTTCCCCACGGCCGCCGAGGCCATTCCCGAGAACGACTACACCCGCTCGCCCTTCTACCGCACGCTCAACGGCGAATGGTCCTTCCTGCGCGTGGACCGACCGGGAGCCGAACCCGAAGGGTTCTTCCGCTCCGGACACGACGACTCGTCGTGGGGCACAATGCCCGTGCCGGGAATCTGGGAGCTGAACGGCTGCGGCGACCCGGTCTACACGAACAAACCCTACCCGTGGCACAAGTTCTTCGAGGTGAAACCTCCGCTGATTCCCCATGAACAGAATTACACGGGCCTCTACCGCCGCACGGTGACCGTTCCCGCCGACTGGAAGGGCCGCGACATATTCATCCACATCGGCTCGGCCACCTCGAACGTGACGCTCTGGGTCAACGGCCGCGAAGCGGGTTACAGCGAAGACAGCAAACTCGAAGCCGAATTCGACATCACCCGTTACCTGACGCCGGGCAGCGACAACCTGATCGTGATGCGCGTCAACCGCTGGTGCGACGGTTCGTTCCTCGAAGACCAGGACTTCTGGCGGCTTTCGGGCATCGGCCGCGACTGCTACCTCTATGCCCGAGACAAACGCCGGCTGGCCGACGTACGGCTGACGCCCGATCTGGTCGACGATTACCGCAACGGCACGCTCCGCGCCGAAATCGCCACGACGCCGGGCATCGGCAGCGTACGGCTGACGCTCCGCGACGCGGCGGGCCGCACGCTCGACGCACGCACGCTCCGCCCCCGCCGCAACGCAGCCGAAACGACGTTCGAAGTCGCCGCCCCGAAGCAGTGGAGCGCCGAAGCCCCGAACCTCTACACGCTCACGGCCGAGGCCCTCGCCGCCGACGGTTCGGTGACCGAAGCCGCGGCGTTCCGCGTGGGATTCCGCAAGGTCGAGATCCGCGGCGGGCAGCTGTTAGTCAACGGCAAACCGATCCTCATCAAAGGTGTCAACCGGCACGAAATGGAGCCGAACACGGGTTATTATGTCACGCGCGAAGAGATGGTGCGCGACATCCGCGAGATGAAACGCCTCAACATGAACGCCGTGCGCACGTGCCACTACCCCGACACGCCGCTGTGGTACGACCTCTGCGACGAATACGGTCTCTACGTCGTGGACGAAGCCAACGTCGAATCGCACGGCTACCACTACCGCGACAAGTCGAAGAACCTCGCCGGCAACCCCGCCTTCGCCGCCGCGCACCTCGACCGCAACCGCCGCATGGTGCTGCGCGACTACAACCACCCCTCGATCATCGTCTGGAGCACGGGAAACGAGGCCGGAAACGGCCCCAATTTCGAACGCTGCTACGACTGGATCAAAGCCTTCGACCCGTCGCGCCCCGTGCAGTACGAGCAGGCCTCCTACCACGGAGACTATAACACCGACATCGTCTGCCCGATGTACTGGAGCTACGGGCAGTGTGAGAAATACCTCGCCGAGAATCCCCAGAAACCGCTGATCCAGTGCGAATACGCCCACGCCATGGGCAACTCGATGGGCGGATTCAAGGAGTACTGGGACATGATCCGCCGCGAACCCAAATACCAGGGCGGATTCATCTGGGACTTCGCCGACCAGGCCCTTGCCTGGCGCAGTCCCGAAGGCCGGCTGACCTACCGTTACGGCGGCGACTACAACGACACGGACGCTTCGGACAGCACCTTCTGCTGCAACGGCGTGCTGGCCTCCGACCGCTCGTGGCATCCCCACGCCTACGAGGTGAAGCACCAGCACCGGCCGATCCACACCACGCCCCGCGACCTGAAAAACGGCGTCGTGAACGTCTATAACGAAAATTTCTTCACAGACCTTTCGCCCTACCGCCTGCTCTGGGAGATCGCCTCCGACGGACAGCCCGTGTTGAGCGGCGCGGTCGAGCGTCTCGACGTGGCTCCGCAGGCCACCGCCGCCGTGACGCTGGGCTACAAACCCGAACAGGTCTATGCCTTGGGCGGCGAACTGCTGCTCACGGTGCGTTACCAGCTCCGCGAACGGCAGGGACTGCTCGACGCACTTTATGAAGTCGCCGCCGACCAGCTGACGCTGCGCGGGGACGACGCCGCGGCACGCTTTGCCGCGACCGCTCCCGCCGGGACGCTCCGCGTGGCGGACAAAACCGTTTCGGGCGAAGGATTCTCGGTCTCGTTCGATCCGAAGAGCGGCTTCATCCGTTCCTACCGCCTGCGCAACGTCGAGCTGCTGGCCGGTCCCGTGCGGCCCAACTTCTACCGCGCAGCCACGGACAACGACCTCGGCGTGCGCCAGACCGGGAAATACCCCGACAGCCGGATGTGGGCCAAGGCCGAACCGCAGCTCACGGGCTTCGCCCTTACGCCCGGCGACAGCGAAGTGAAAGCCGTCGCAGACTACGCGATCCCCGCCGTCGGCGCACGGCTCCGTCTCACCTACACCGTTGCGGCCGACGGCTCGGTGCGCATCAGCGAAACGATGACCGCCGACCCCGCGCGCAAGGACGTCGCCGACCTGATGCGCTTCGGCATGGCCTTCGAAACCCCGGGCATGTTCGACGCCGTGGAATATTACGGCCGCGGCCCGATGGAGAACTACGCCGACCGCTCCGGCGCCGCCTTCGTGGGACGCTACGCCCAGCGCGTCGCCGACCAGTTCCATATGAAATACGTCAGCCCGCAGGAGTCGGGAACGCGCAGCGGACTGCGCTGGTGGCGGCTGACCGACGACTCGGGCCTGGGCGTGGAGATCTGCTCCGACCGCCACTTCTCGGCATCGGCCATCCCGTTTGCCATCCCGCAGCTCGACAACGGCTCGCCGGAATATGTCCGCCACCCGGGCGACCTCGTGCCCGACGGCCGCACGCACGTCAATATCGAGAGCGTCCAGTCCGGACTGGGCTGCGTCAACAGCTGGGGACGGCTCCCCCGTCCCGAATACCTGCTGCCCTACGGCGACTACTCGTTCAACTTCCTGCTGCGGCCCGTCGCCGGAGGACGATAG
- a CDS encoding peptide chain release factor 3: MTQQEEITRRRTFAVIAHPDAGKTTLTEKLLLFGGAIHVAGAVKSNKIKKGATSDFMEIERQRGISVATAVMGFEYRGCKINILDTPGHEDFAEDTYRTLTAVDSVIIVIDGAKGVEAQTRKLMEVCRMRQTPVIVFINKLDRPSKEPFDLLDEVEKELHIRVRPLAFPISNGPTFKGVYNLYEKNLSLFTSDEKLTADASTAEISDLASQELEGYIGEKFAAQLRSDVELVEGVYDQFDRDAYLRGELAPVFFGSAVNNFGVRELLECFVRIAPSPRPAPTETRQVEPAEPKMTGFVFKIHANMDPNHRDRIAFLKICSGTFERNRNYLHVRSGKQLKFSSPTAFMAEKKSVIDFAYPGDIVGLHDTGNFKIGDTFTEGEKLRFTGIPSFAPEQFRYIENADPLKFKQLAKGIDQLMDEGVAQLFTSSLNGRKIIGTVGALQFEVIQYRLEHEYNAACRWEPISIYKACWIDSDNAAQLADFKRRKHTNMAVDKHGRDVFLADTSYGLALAQENFKDIRFHFTSEF; encoded by the coding sequence ATGACACAACAGGAAGAGATAACCCGGCGGCGGACCTTCGCCGTCATCGCCCACCCCGACGCGGGCAAAACCACCCTTACGGAAAAACTGCTGCTGTTCGGCGGCGCCATCCATGTGGCCGGAGCCGTCAAGAGCAACAAGATCAAGAAGGGCGCCACGTCCGACTTCATGGAGATCGAACGCCAGCGAGGCATCTCGGTGGCCACGGCCGTGATGGGATTCGAATACCGGGGCTGCAAGATCAACATCCTCGACACCCCGGGCCACGAGGATTTCGCCGAGGACACCTACCGCACGCTGACGGCCGTCGACTCGGTGATCATCGTCATCGACGGCGCCAAGGGCGTCGAGGCCCAGACCCGCAAGCTGATGGAGGTCTGCCGCATGCGCCAAACCCCCGTGATCGTCTTCATCAACAAGCTCGACCGCCCGTCGAAAGAGCCGTTCGACCTGCTGGACGAGGTGGAGAAGGAACTGCATATCCGCGTGCGGCCGCTGGCCTTCCCGATCTCGAACGGACCCACGTTCAAGGGCGTCTACAACCTTTACGAGAAGAACCTCTCGCTCTTCACGTCGGACGAAAAGCTCACGGCCGACGCCTCGACGGCCGAAATCTCGGACCTCGCCTCGCAGGAACTCGAAGGCTACATCGGCGAGAAGTTCGCCGCCCAGCTGCGTTCCGACGTGGAACTGGTCGAGGGCGTCTACGACCAGTTCGACCGCGACGCCTACCTGCGGGGCGAACTGGCCCCGGTGTTCTTCGGCTCGGCGGTGAACAATTTCGGCGTGCGCGAACTGCTCGAATGCTTCGTGCGCATCGCCCCCTCGCCGCGCCCGGCGCCGACCGAAACCCGGCAGGTGGAGCCTGCGGAGCCGAAAATGACCGGCTTCGTCTTCAAGATCCACGCCAACATGGACCCCAACCACCGCGACCGCATCGCGTTCCTGAAGATCTGTTCCGGCACGTTCGAACGGAATAGGAACTACCTCCACGTACGCAGCGGCAAGCAGCTGAAATTCTCCTCCCCGACGGCCTTCATGGCCGAGAAAAAGTCGGTGATCGACTTCGCCTATCCGGGCGACATCGTGGGTCTGCACGACACGGGGAACTTCAAGATCGGCGACACCTTCACCGAAGGCGAGAAGCTCCGCTTCACCGGAATTCCGTCGTTCGCCCCCGAGCAGTTCCGCTACATCGAGAACGCCGACCCGCTGAAATTCAAGCAACTGGCCAAAGGCATCGACCAGCTGATGGACGAGGGCGTGGCGCAGCTGTTCACAAGCTCGCTCAACGGCCGCAAGATCATCGGCACGGTGGGCGCGCTCCAGTTCGAGGTCATCCAGTACCGTCTGGAGCACGAGTACAACGCCGCGTGCCGCTGGGAGCCGATCTCGATCTACAAGGCCTGCTGGATCGACAGCGACAACGCCGCGCAACTGGCCGACTTCAAGCGCCGCAAGCACACCAACATGGCCGTGGACAAGCACGGCCGCGACGTTTTCCTCGCCGACACCAGCTACGGGCTGGCTCTCGCGCAGGAGAACTTCAAGGATATCCGCTTCCACTTCACCTCGGAGTTTTAG
- a CDS encoding transposase, whose translation MQNHGLIYFMHRFPDDLTCLKHLEKRRWPDGNTVCPHCGHQKKRFTALRMVKRSNAVLAVNDSMPKLGPCENSNIPLQKWYINNYSSKKKGISSVELNKSAYSKICHSS comes from the coding sequence ATGCAAAATCACGGTTTAATCTACTTCATGCACCGCTTCCCCGATGATCTTACATGCTTAAAACATTTGGAGAAACGACGTTGGCCCGATGGAAACACAGTTTGCCCACATTGCGGACATCAAAAAAAAAGATTTACCGCTCTAAGGATGGTAAAACGTTCAAATGCAGTTCTTGCAGTAAACGATTCAATGCCAAAACTGGGACCTTGTGAAAATAGCAACATTCCATTGCAAAAATGGTATATTAACAACTATTCCTCCAAAAAAAAAGGAATTAGCTCCGTAGAACTTAATAAATCGGCATATTCCAAAATATGTCACTCGTCATAG
- a CDS encoding pirin family protein, whose translation MKKTIHRAATRGYADHGWLRTHHTFSFAGYYDPGRIHFGALRVLNDDTVAPGEGFGTHPHENMEIVSLVLSGALRHGDSMGNMQLLKPGELQVMTAGTGITHSEMNASREEPVKFLQIWVITDAEGHTPRYNQIELAPAKRNEFRLIVAPEGRGGEHVGWIHQTAWFHTLDLDAGREARYRMNLHGNGAYVFVIEGTAEVAGEPLGPRDGMGISDADDFLIRASENARLLVIEVPMI comes from the coding sequence ATGAAAAAGACGATTCACAGAGCCGCGACCCGCGGGTATGCCGATCACGGCTGGCTCCGGACCCACCATACTTTCAGCTTCGCCGGATACTACGATCCCGGGCGGATTCATTTCGGCGCCCTGCGCGTGCTCAACGACGATACCGTGGCCCCGGGCGAGGGGTTCGGAACGCATCCCCACGAGAATATGGAGATCGTTTCGCTCGTTCTCTCGGGCGCCTTGAGGCACGGCGACAGCATGGGCAACATGCAGCTCCTCAAGCCGGGCGAATTGCAGGTGATGACCGCCGGTACGGGCATCACGCACAGCGAGATGAACGCCAGCCGCGAGGAGCCGGTGAAGTTCCTGCAGATCTGGGTCATCACCGACGCCGAGGGCCATACGCCCCGTTACAACCAGATCGAACTCGCGCCCGCGAAGCGCAACGAGTTCCGGCTGATCGTGGCTCCCGAAGGCCGCGGCGGGGAACACGTGGGATGGATTCATCAGACGGCATGGTTCCATACGCTCGACCTCGACGCCGGTCGGGAAGCCCGGTATCGCATGAACCTTCACGGCAACGGGGCCTATGTTTTCGTGATCGAAGGCACGGCCGAGGTCGCGGGCGAACCGCTCGGTCCCCGTGACGGCATGGGCATATCGGACGCCGACGATTTCCTGATCCGCGCTTCCGAAAACGCACGGCTGCTGGTCATCGAGGTCCCGATGATCTGA
- a CDS encoding KamA family radical SAM protein yields the protein MKQKKMLALTLSQLVLLYRQEFPGLAALADASGDGERFRMGLREFVDAHRAAEGEAAEQIRLLIDYDGRSVRELSTDRQLEVRTLTLLWQFLTGRLENPEMPSDLFVDLYHLFRLLDAPEIPLPSSQRVRSRTERWLSGQDDGVRAIRADNRERMLHLLIQKIENRKSKVPSRFQFADGMTYEEKYRQVAAWWGDFRFQLAMAVKSPSELNRFLAGSLSSETMYLLSKARKKGMPFFATPYYLSLLDVTGGGYDDAAIRSYILYSPQLVETYGQIRAWEREDVVEAGRPNAAGWLLPDGHNIHRRYPEVAILIPDTMGRACGGLCASCQRMYDFQSERLNFEFETLRPKESWDHKLRRLMNYFEEDTQLRDILITGGDALMSQNKTLRNILEAVCRMAGRKRRANARRPDGEKYAELQRVRLGSRLPAYLPMRVNDELVEILREFHEKASAVGVKQFVIQTHFQTPLEVTPEAEEAIRKILSAGWLITNQLVYTVAASRRGHTTRLRQVLNSLGVVCYYTFSVKGFQENYAVFTPNSRSMQEQVEEKVYGRLTPEQAAELDDLLADGTDTAAKIRRFMRRHHLPFLATDRSVLNLPAIGKSMSFRLVGITAEGKRLLRFDHDRTRRHSPIIDSMGEIFIVENKSLAAYLRQLGKMGEDPEDYASIWAYTHGETEPRFGLYVYPDFGFATTDRVSNLELE from the coding sequence ATGAAACAAAAGAAAATGCTTGCACTGACCCTTTCCCAACTCGTACTGCTTTATCGTCAGGAGTTTCCCGGCCTTGCGGCCCTTGCCGACGCCAGCGGCGACGGCGAACGGTTTCGCATGGGCCTCCGGGAGTTCGTGGACGCACACCGGGCGGCGGAAGGCGAAGCGGCGGAGCAGATTCGACTGTTGATCGACTACGACGGACGCAGCGTCCGCGAATTATCCACCGATCGGCAGCTGGAAGTCAGGACCCTCACGCTGCTGTGGCAGTTTCTTACCGGAAGGCTCGAAAACCCCGAAATGCCTTCCGACCTGTTCGTCGATCTGTACCATCTCTTCCGCCTGCTGGATGCTCCGGAGATTCCGCTGCCTTCGTCCCAGCGCGTGCGCAGCCGCACCGAACGCTGGCTCTCGGGACAGGACGACGGGGTGCGGGCCATCCGCGCCGACAACCGCGAACGGATGCTCCACCTGCTGATCCAGAAGATCGAGAACCGCAAGTCGAAGGTTCCGTCGCGCTTCCAGTTCGCCGACGGCATGACCTACGAGGAGAAGTACCGGCAGGTGGCCGCCTGGTGGGGCGATTTCCGCTTCCAGCTGGCGATGGCCGTGAAAAGCCCCTCGGAACTGAACCGCTTTCTGGCTGGCTCGCTCTCGTCGGAGACGATGTATCTGCTTTCGAAAGCCCGCAAGAAGGGGATGCCTTTCTTCGCCACGCCCTATTACCTTTCGCTGCTCGACGTCACGGGCGGCGGCTACGACGATGCCGCCATCCGCAGTTACATTCTTTATTCGCCGCAGCTGGTCGAAACCTACGGGCAGATCCGCGCCTGGGAGCGCGAGGACGTCGTCGAGGCCGGACGACCCAATGCCGCCGGGTGGCTGCTGCCCGACGGACACAACATCCACCGCCGTTACCCGGAGGTGGCGATCCTGATTCCCGACACGATGGGCCGCGCCTGCGGCGGGCTGTGCGCCTCGTGCCAGCGCATGTACGACTTCCAGAGCGAACGCCTCAATTTCGAATTCGAGACCCTGCGCCCCAAGGAGAGCTGGGACCACAAGCTGCGCCGCCTGATGAACTATTTCGAGGAGGACACCCAGCTGCGCGACATCCTCATCACGGGCGGCGACGCCCTGATGAGCCAGAACAAAACGCTGCGTAACATTCTCGAAGCGGTCTGCCGCATGGCCGGCCGCAAGCGCCGGGCCAATGCCCGACGCCCCGACGGGGAGAAGTACGCCGAATTGCAGCGCGTGCGCCTCGGGTCGCGCCTGCCGGCCTATCTGCCGATGCGCGTCAACGACGAACTGGTCGAAATCCTCCGCGAATTCCACGAGAAGGCCTCGGCCGTCGGCGTGAAGCAGTTCGTCATCCAGACCCATTTCCAGACGCCGCTCGAAGTGACGCCCGAAGCCGAGGAGGCCATCCGGAAGATCCTTTCGGCGGGGTGGCTCATCACCAACCAGCTGGTCTACACCGTGGCCGCTTCGCGCCGCGGGCACACCACACGCCTGCGCCAGGTGCTCAATTCGCTCGGCGTGGTCTGCTACTATACCTTCTCGGTCAAGGGGTTTCAGGAGAATTACGCCGTTTTCACCCCCAACAGCCGCTCGATGCAGGAGCAGGTCGAGGAGAAGGTTTACGGGCGGCTCACTCCGGAGCAGGCGGCCGAACTCGACGATTTGCTGGCCGACGGGACGGATACGGCTGCGAAAATCCGCCGCTTCATGCGTCGTCACCACCTGCCGTTTCTGGCCACGGACCGCAGCGTGCTGAACCTCCCGGCCATCGGCAAGAGCATGTCGTTCCGGCTGGTGGGCATCACGGCCGAGGGCAAGCGTCTGCTGCGTTTCGACCACGACCGGACGCGCCGCCACAGCCCGATCATCGACAGTATGGGCGAAATCTTCATCGTCGAGAACAAGTCGCTGGCCGCCTACCTGCGCCAGCTGGGCAAGATGGGCGAGGACCCCGAGGACTACGCTTCGATCTGGGCCTATACGCACGGCGAGACCGAGCCGCGTTTCGGGCTTTACGTCTATCCCGATTTCGGGTTCGCGACGACCGACCGGGTGAGCAACCTGGAGTTGGAGTGA